Proteins encoded by one window of Lycium barbarum isolate Lr01 chromosome 11, ASM1917538v2, whole genome shotgun sequence:
- the LOC132620090 gene encoding uncharacterized protein LOC132620090, translating to MDGAKQPRPMRTDPSQRNMNVFCDYHGTHGHRIVDYRHLKNAVARQLKDGYLREFLSDRAKDNYGKHRDSVKQEPQVEPRHVINMIIDEPEQSEAIPERKQIALSDRQSERKMKNDLHQKGCFQ from the exons ATGGACGGTGCAAAGCAACCTAGACCGATGAGAACGGATCCAAGTCAGAGAAATATGAATGTATTTTGTGATTATCATGGAACTCATGGTCATCGTATAGTCGATTACCGACACCTTAAGAATGCGGTCGCTCGGCAATTGAAGGATGGGTATTTAAGGGAATTCCTAAGTGATAGGGCTAAAGATAACTACGGAAAACACAGGGACTCGGTTAAGCAAGAACCACAGGTTGAGCCTCGTCATGTTATTAACATGATAATTGATGAGCCCGAACAATCTGAAGCAATACCAGAAAGGAAACAAATTGCCCTTTCGGATCGACAATCGGAAAGAAAG ATGAAGAATGATCTTCACCAGAAAGGGTGCTTTCAATAG
- the LOC132620088 gene encoding uncharacterized protein LOC132620088 — translation MEFKVSFTKNNNVAEIEILTGSNYKKWKHDVDFDFELVEMDMIIIKDAPTEPTEESNDEEKNEYAKWERLNRLCLKALKRSIAEHLLGSLLETDSAKEFFETVGEHFQVSDNAEASRLMGELRNLKYDETVGVHQFILRMVCMQNQLKNLDVTLPDSFIVHEALLKLPSQFSQMRTAYNTSS, via the exons ATGGAGTTTAAAG TCTCCTTTACAAAGAACAACAATGTTGCTGAAATTGAAATCCTGACTGGATCCAATTACAAAAAGTGGAAACATGATGTGGACTTTGATTTTGAACTGGTTGAGATGGATATGATTATTATAAAAGATGCACCGACAGAACCAACTGAGGAAAGTAATGACGAAGAGAAAAATGAATATGCTAAATGGGAAAGATTGAACAGGTTGTGCTTAAAGGCCTTAAAGAGGTCCATTGCTGAGCATTTACTGGGGTCTCTACTAGAAACAGATAGCGCCAAGGAATTTTTTGAGACTGTGGGTGAGCATTTTCAAGTTTCTGATAATGCTGAAGCCTCAAGATTGATGGGTGAGCTAAGGAATTTAAAGTATGATGAAACAGTAGGAGTCCATCAGTTTATTTTGAGAATGGTATGTATGCAGAATCAGTTGAAGAACTTAGATGTGACTCTTCCTGATAGTTTCATTGTTCATGAAGCTCTTTTAAAGCTTCCGTCACAATTTAGTCAGATGAGGACAGCTTATAATACAAGTAGCTAG
- the LOC132620089 gene encoding secreted RxLR effector protein 161-like, with the protein MANIPYASAVGSLMYAQVCRRPDVAFAMNVLGRYISDHGHDNWVASKKVMRYLQKTKHHMLIYRKVDRLEVVGYSDADFGGCTDDYKSTSGYIFALAGAAISWKSVK; encoded by the coding sequence ATGGCAAACATTCCTTATGCTAGTGCAGTAGGCAGTTTGATGTATGCACAGGTGTGTAGGAGACCTGACGTAGCTTTTGCTATGAATGTCCTTGGCAGATACATATCTGATCATGGTCATGACAATTGGGTTGCATCCAAGAAGGTCATGAGATATCTTCAGAAGACTAAACACCATATGTTGATATATCGAAAGGTTGACAGGCTTGAAGTTGTTGGTTATTCAGACGCTGATTTTGGCGGGTGCACAGATGACTATAAATCCACTTCTGGTTACATTTTCGCACTTGCTGGTGCTGCCATATCTTGGAAAAGCGTTAAGTAG